The following DNA comes from Lathamus discolor isolate bLatDis1 chromosome 5, bLatDis1.hap1, whole genome shotgun sequence.
ATACCTGGTAGCGTAATTATACCTTTTCTGATGGTACCAAAGCACCGGGACCATTCGCTGCTGGGTACCAGGCACCCCGGGGCGAGGGCCCTGACGGGGCCACCCCAAAAGCACCAGCCTCCTGTCCCCTCTGCAGGGGGAGGGCCGAGATGCGAGCAAGGAGAACCGAGTAAGGGAAATAACGGATTCTCCCGGATGCCCCTGGCAaccgccccgccgcccccctcGCCCCTTCCCGCTGCCCGCCTAGGAATAACGCGCTGCCGGGGGGGCAGGACGGGACGGGGGTACCCAGAGCCGCTGGTTCCGGGGAGGACTCACACTTAAAAACCATcaggatgaaaaataaaacgACGTGAAGGGGGTGCGCGTTGGAGGGGGGGAACAGACGGAGGAATGCGGGAGTCAGGGGTCAGGGCCGCtccggggcggcggcggcggcgtggggcggggcgggcggcgcggcgcggcgcgcaGGAATGCGCGGAATGTCGCTGTTTGTCCGCGGCCCCATTCAGCCCATTGGCGAGGCTGTGCCGACGACGTGTATAAAGGGGCGTCCTTGCCGGCACTGCGCAGCACTCACACAGCCGCTCTCCCACCGGACTCGCAAGGAGCAGAGCAGCGCAGCGCGGCAGCGAGTAGCAGCCTGCACAGTGCCCACCGCGACAGGCCCGTCCGCTCACCGCTGCTGAGAAGAGCCGCCCGACGGGAAGCGCTCATCGCCTCGCCTCACCTCGATTCGACTCATCTCACCTCACCGCCCCTCTCTGCCGGGCAACCCGCCGCCGCTGCCTCCTCGCCGCCGCCGCTCACAAGCAGCTGACCGCCGCGGGATGGCCCCCGCCAGCTTCGCCGTagcccttctcctctccctcctcagcCCGGTAAGTGCCGCGGCCCGCGGCGCCGCCACCCCAGTTCCGGCCGGCGCGGTCCCGGCAGCGGTGCTGATGCCCcgctttctctttctttccctccccgcCGCTGTCAGGAGGCGCAGAGCCAGGAGTGCAGCGGGCAGTGCCAGTGCGGCACGGGGCCCGGCCCCACCTGCCCCGCCGGCGTCTCCCTGGTGCTCGACGGCTGCGGCTGCTGCCGCGTCTGCGCCAAGCAGCTGGGCGAGCTCTGCACCGAGCGCGACCCCTGCGACCACCACAAGGGGCTCTTCTGCGACTTCGGCTCACCCGCCAACCGCAGGATCGGCGTCTGCACCGGTGAGTGAGCGGGGACGGGCCAGGGCCAACCGCGGGGCAGAAACAGCGTCCCGCCGGGATGGGGTCTAGCAAAGGGGGAAGCCGGGGAGACGTCTTCGCCTCACCCTCCGCCTCCTGCCCCTCGCAGCTCGGGACGGTGCCCCCTGCGTCTTCGGCGGTATGGTGTACCGGAGCGGGGAGtccttccagagcagctgcaaGTACCAGTGCACCTGCTTGGACGGGGCGGTGGGCTGCGTGCCCCTCTGCAGCATGGACGTCCGCCTGCCCAGCCCCGACTGCCCCTACCCGCGCCGGGTGAAGCTCCCTGGAAAGTGCTGCGAGGAGTGGGTCTGCGACGAGACCAAAGAGCAGACTGCTGTGGGACCTGCACTTGCTGGTGAGTGGGGGGCCCTCAGTGGGAGGCAGCCTGGGGGGAAGAGGTGCCCTGCATGGAGGCTGAAGACAGTGGGATGGGTTGACACAGGGCACCCTGGCAGCTGGAGTGCTGCAGTAAGTGTGGATGCTCAGATTTCccaggaaggggaagagagcCTTTAGCAGGGCATGAGGTCAGATGATGGTCTCATCTTGGCTGTCTGTCTCCTGCAGCTTACAGACTGGAAGACACTTACGGTCCAGACCCGACAATGATGCGTGCCAACTGTCTGGTGCAGACCACGGAGTGGAGTGCTTGCTCCAAGACCTGCGGTATGGGCATCTCAACCAGGGTCACCAATGATAATGCCTTCTGCAGACTGGAGAAACAGAGTAGACTCTGCATGGTCAGACCTTGTGAAGCAGACTTGGAGGAGAACATCAAGGTAAATAATCTTTATGTATAACCTACAGGGATGCTTCCATCCACTAACTAAAAAACAGTGCCTTACCAAAAACTGTGTAGTTTTGACGGGTAGTTTGTTTCAAGTAGTTTACCTTGAAATTTGAGTAGTATCCCAGTGATGAATAGTTTACAATTAAATGTCCTGAATTTTTCTTTCGTGCTGTATTATGATGCTAAGACACTTGCCTAGTGAAGATGATATAAGGATTAGTGTGCCTGCTGCCCTTAGCTTGCAAGCTTAGTGCTGTGTGAAAGCCTACCTTCTAAACACTTCGTATTCACTTACACCCTaacagaaaggcaaaaagtGCATTCGCACCCCCAAAATCTCCAAGCCTGTCAAGTTTGAGCTGTCCGGCTGCACCAGCGTGAAGACCTACAGAGCTAAGTTCTGTGGTGTCTGCACTGACGGGCGCTGCTGCACACCCCACAGAACCACCACCCTCCCCGTGGAGTTCAAGTGCCCTGATGGGGAGatcatgaaaaggaaaatgatgtTCATCAAGACCTGCGCGTGCCACTACAACTGCCCCGGAGACAATGACATCTTTGAGTCTCTGTACTACAGGAAGATGTATGGAGACATGGCATAAAGCCAGAAGGAGACGCTAACTAAATTCCCGACTTGAACTGATCTGCATCTCAATTTGTAAACATGATTCAATAGCACAAGGTATTTaaatcagttctttttttttttcatttcaacaaaCTGTTCCATGTGATTTAAGACAATTTTTCTACTGACCCCAAATGGCGGTTTGAAGAAGAAGGTAAAACAGATGGACAGTGGGACCACAGCAAGACACAGCTTCAGAACACATTGTTCATGAGGTGATGTGAAGGGTGTAAGGGAAATaggcaggaaaagcagattCAAGCAAATGTTCCCTTAATGTGGTACAGTGTGCTTCATGTAGTAGTGCAATTCAGAAGGAGACTGTTAGCATGTGTGCTGGTGTTGGCTTAGTAACAGCAACAGCTGGAAGGCAAACTTTCACCCAGCAAAGTGCTAAGTAGAAGGTGTTCTGTTAGGACAGTAATGTTTCAGCTCTGACGCTCTGATTCATATGGCTTGGTCAACAAGAATCAGAATCATGTCTGTTAGACTGGACAGCTTGTGGCAGTTAATTTACCTGTAACAAGCtactttttattaatattgtaaatactgtgtgtatatatatatttgtacagTTATCTAAATTAATTTAAAGTTTTGTGCCTTTGTTTAATGCTTTGAAATTTCAATGATAGCCTTCTTTTTTGGAACAAGATAGGTAGGATTTAAAGCTTGTTTGACAATGCATTCAAAGCATGAAATACATACTCTAGTGGAAATTGTTCAGATAGGGCCAAATGGCGAGTTGAGAACAAGAGGTGCCCGCATCCTTACAAAGCAATCATCTGGCAAAATACATTTACTTCTACTTTATTGGACAAGtggctttaagaaaaaaggCTCTTCTGTAGCTCATCAGTCTTTCCACTTgagcatttgtttctttctttgacaATGGCTCTTTTTGGACAGTTTATTTGTTGAGAAGTGTGACCAAAAGTTACATGTTTGCACCTTTTTAGttgaaaataaagtatttatattttttatataaatggCTTGGTATTTCATTTACCTTTAGTCTTCACTACTCTTTTACATGTTCCTAAAATGGCTTGGGTTTGCACTAGATGAAAATCAAGTAATGcattgtgagggttttttgtcAAGAAGCACATACACTTGCCACTAAGCTAATGATTTATGGTTACTTATTTTGTTACTAGTGAACCAACTGTAGTTTGCTACTGTTCTGAATGGAGGGCAGGGCCAGGCTTGCTTTGGCAAGCCCAGTGTTGCATTAGAAAGTGCAGCAGGTTCCAAATGCATCACTTGTGGTGGCTTTAAAATGAGTCAGCTGGTCACCATAGCATTCAGCTCCTGCTGTAACACACCATGCAACATGCTTAATTTCCTTGACATGTTCCACTGGTTAAAATTTGTTTCCAGCTAAggtgagaaaaacatttttaaagtatctGCCGTGAAGTGGCTCCTGACTCTAAAATCAAACGCAGAAGCCCAAAATCTGGTAAAATTCTCAGTGAAGAGCTAATGACTTGTatcataaaaatcacagaatgatacAGGTTGGAAATGGCCTCTTAAGATCTCGTGATTTAACATTCATGCAGAGTAGGGCTAACTTAGATGCGGTTTTCCTTGAATCAAAACCTTAGTATAGTATGGTGGACAGAGCACTGAACTCAGATGGCAAATACCTTCCTACTTGGTCACTAGGAACAAATCATTTTACATGACAGTTCTGTGTAAAGCATCCATTGATTCAAACTCTTCCAGGCCCACAGATGAGCAGTACTGTAAGAGCTACACATTTTGATAACAGTCCAAACATTCTTCTCAGATAACCAAAAACAGTATTAGGACAGTTGTGATTCACTTACCTCATCCCCCTAAAGCTAAAAGGAAAGCTTCAGTCCTGTGCTAGGTCCTACGTTAATAACAGACTTATTTTTTGGTCCCTTTCTCAAGACAAGGGAATtctttgaatttaaaattaaccTTTGCACTAGAAGCATTAGttcttgttttcaaaaaaaaaaaaaaaaaccaaaacaacaagaaCTCTCCAACAAGAATCCTTTTCAGCCAAACAAGTTCAATCTGGAATTTCCTGGTGGTGAAACAGTGTTAGCTTACAAAAATGTCCATCCTTCCTGAGCACCTTCCAATCCCATTGATTTCAGCTAGCATTAGCAGCAAATCAGCATAACACCAGCTTTGACTAATGATGGACAACAGAGCCCTGAACTAATGGGAAGTCAATGGGAGCCTTGCCAGTGGCCTCACCAGCCTTTGCACAAGGCCATAGAAGTATTTCCCCTTCCTCTAAATAATATGAGGAATTTTCCTGGCATGAGGAAGTGACTTTCTGTGTTCCATATTAAATAATAGTTTTGGGCAGCCTTTGGCTCTTACACTCCCTGAGCCACTCcagcatttttctctattttgttttttttgtttgagttttctTTCAGGTTATGAATATGATGTGGCCATGCAGTTCACCCTGGAAACACTTCAAACACTCCTACAACCCCAAGGACTGGTTTTCCAACCACTGCTGTGGCTCCCCCCCCAAATAACAAGAACACTGTCATTTCTAGTTCCAGCAAGGACAGGATGTACATGGACTCCAGTCATAGCCATCACTGTAGAAGCTATCAGGATCAGAACAGAAGGTAGCATAATATACCTGGCAGATTGGGATTAATGCCTTTAAGAGACGCAGTGTTTATGATGCTGCTCAAGCCCATTTATTAACAGAACTGCTCTGCATTCTTTTACAAATTTATATCAGACATTATAATGAATGGCCATTCCTTATCCTTATAACATCAACATCTTGAGCCTCATGACTGGCTCATGAGATTTgcccaggttctgcacccagtCCCCTGCAACATGTCCTGCACCTCAGACACCTAAGCTGCACAGGGCTATGGCATCCCTTGGCACTGTCCACCAGCTATGCCTATTGTACAAGGCTGCAGGGCCAGAAAGCAGTAGCAGTAGTCTGGTTTAGGAAGGGCCATCTGCATTTATATACCCACAAAGGGTTTCCCCCACTACAGCTCAGGACCACGACCTACCCTCTGCCTGGTAATGCGCTGCAATGCCTGCCGTCTGACAAATTATCACACTGCttcacaggctgggggagagggTCAGAAGAGGTCTCCTGTCACAATGTTTCAATGGTGGTTTGCTTTTACCACTGTGAATTATAATAAGGAAGTATGTTGCATATGCAGATCAGTTTAGCAAGTTGTTGCTCTCCCCTGATCACTTCAATGGTCATAAACCTCAGCATTATAATGATTTGCACTCATTGTTTTTTCTCCCAGGAACACATGTATTCTTCTGACAGAAGCATGCATTTTACACTGCTCCTTAGGTGTTTGACATCTGAAGGTAAAGAAATTTAAATACTTTGTTGTTAAGTTCTCCTGTAAGTGTAAATAGGCCTTGTACTGTTTGTGAGACTTTCAAAGGCATCCTGGGAAGAAGGAGCCCTTGTGTGGAATTCATGGCATCTTAAATGATCGTTAAAATGTGAGCCTTTCAACTGTAAACGTATTTCCTGATTTCATTCTTTGTGCCTAAGATGCATAGATGCGAGAATCAAAACTTGGGTTCAACCGTCCAAAGTCACCTACATGGAAGACAACATTGGTTCACATTGGTTctaaaatacattcttttgGAAGTTGCTTTCAGATATTTGCATCCTCAGAAAATACTACTGTGCAGTTTGCTACTGtacttttaaagcattttattagTATATGAAAGCATATTAATTCAAATGACTAGCTCCTTAAAATGGATCTTCAGCAATACTAATGATACAGTTGGTAAGGGACCACTGTGAAGTCAGTAATCATTTAATACATGATACTCAATTAATCATTAAACAGGAATTCAAGGTGGCTGGAGACCAGAGTATCAAATAATTTGTGAAATAACTCTAAGCCATCGTATTTCGGATTTTTGTACCATAACACTTTTGCATGGATTTGCAGCTTAGCTTTCTAACACGATACAGATGTGAACAACAGACACGGATTATAGCCCTTTCATATAAAATAGGCTCTGCTCTCCAGATGGAAATTTGTCAGATTCCTCAGAGCTAAGGAACATCCAAAAGGCACTAGTTAAGAAACTCTTCAAGAATGAGCCACTTttaatgatccataaccacagAGGAACAAATAAGTCTTTGAACAGTATCCAGTTGTTTGTCTCACGAAGATGGGGACTCAGCTGAGAAAACTGACTTTTGGACATCACTTGAAATAGCATGCTCTTAACTAgatcatttgtattttttttttttcatgtagcaTGGCTTTTTCATCATCGTGCTTGCAGAAAGTACTCGTACCATTGCACTGAGAAGAACATTAAATGCAAGAAGGAACGGTAATATTCTTACCTAAACATATAATAATTCAAACATTCTGACTTTGCATCCTACCACCAAAAACCTAAGTTCCTTAAAAACAGGGCTTAAATGTGGCTTTAACTGATGTTATGCTATGCCTACATATGGAAGCAGTTAGCAAGAAATTGGGATGAAATACCAGTGGAAGGCTTTGCCCAAAACCCAAGAAGAATCCGAGAGAGGAAGTAGCTCAGTtaacttatttttcctctcattttccactttttttcctccctgcagtTCCTTTGATTCATGCCCATAAATGGACATACCAAAAGCCACCACATTCTCACAGTGTTTTTCAGCCTGCCTGGAACCAGGAAATACCAGGAATTTCTTCAAGGAACCTGTTCCCAAACTGTACTAAAGCCTTCAACACATTTAGCATTTGAACACAGTTTAGAAGCATGACTAAGGTCCCATCTCCACTGCATCATCCAGCATTGCTCCTGCAGAGAATGACTGCTTGCAGTCGTTAACCCTAGCTCAGTCCATTTCAGCTCCTCTCAGTGCTAGTCCGAGCTCAGCCCCCCAGAGTAGTGAATTTGGGATGATTCAGAAAAGTCCCTCCAGAAACTACTGCATGTTGTGGCAGTATTCCTCAGCTCTGGCCTGTTATTGGGGCAGTGCCAAATGCAGGAGTATTTACGTTTGCTTAATGGTAAGTAAATCCAACCCTAATAGTAGTATAATAGTGTTTATGCTGTGAGGAACAAAGCATTTTACAGCCTCCTGAGCAGGACCAAAAGGTTGCTAACACAGTACCACAGCGTAAAAGCAATCCAGTGGTGCCTCCATTCATTACTCAGCCCCATTAATTGGGCCACTGAAAGAAATGCACAATCCAAagaaatgtttggggttttttaattagtCCTATTAAAAGCAGGTATTTAGCAGCTTTCAGCAGCaatgaaatatgttttcctgcttctgccTAAATGCTAAGAACCAGCCAGTTTTCAGGACTTGGGTCAGCCTAGCTAATTGACATAACTGCAGTCACACTGGTTTAGACCACCTGTGGCCCCAAGTCCTAAGGCTCTACAGCATCAGGGGAACTGCACAGGGCTGTGTGCCTGGGAGGGCTCCCAAGAGGACACAGCCTGGCTCCTGTGGCATTTGCTGGGCAATAAGCAGTTGCAGGAGCACAGACTGCACAATAAAGTATTCTGTAAACAGCTAAAAGTGCAACCTACTAAGGAAGTGATAAGCCAGTGTAAATGGTAAATGAATATGATAGACAAGGATACAAAATAGACCTGAAATACTGACTTTAGCCAGTATAACATCTAGGAAGGTATTAGATATAATCTTATACATTGTGATACAGCATGGTGTTAATTATGCTTTCTTAATTACATATTTCTTAAACTGTACAACTAAAAAGTCTATTCTTAACCAAAGAAGACATTTGATGTCTTCTGATGAGAGATCATCTCATTGTGGATTTTGTAATTTGGCACAACGCCATGCTCTAAAGGGACTCACTTTGTCCTAACTCTCAGGTACATCACATGTGCAGAGCCATTTGCTGATCCAAGAATGGGTATGGTCCAGCTGACATCCGTAACAGCACCCTGCTATCACACACCTCCAGCCCCAGGTGGAGACCCTGGCAGGAGGAGAATGTTGTGGTTTATGATGGAatttttctgggaagaaaaagaactctGTTCCAGCTAACCAGGACAGAGGATTGGTAAAAGAACACAGATCAGCTAAACAGATGAACCACTCTGGTGTTCAGCATCATAGCCAACCAGAGCAAGACAGAAAGATAATACTGTGCAAAATTTGCACCTTCTTAACTGTGAATCCAGAGCAAGAGAGAAACAAGTATTTGAAAAAAAGCAGATTAGTTAAGGACAGCTACACCCTGTAATGCAAAAGTAAAAAGCACATGGGTAACAAAAGCGCAGGCTCTTGCTGAGAAAAACTTAATTTTCACAAATTTCCAATTTCTGCCACCCTAATTTAGCCTTTTCCATTTATACATGTTGTTCTAATTGTATACATATTCTACATATACATGTACTAATTGTAGGTTTGTTCGGAGGCCAAAAAGTCTCAGTAAGATGACCAAGCTTCTGAAATCTAAGATGGTTGGAGTTAACGAAGAAGGCCAACTCATCTTGCCTCAGGAACCGCCCTGAGTGCCTCTCAATGGGTTTTCCCATCAGCATTACAGCTGTAGTTGCCCACCTGAGGGAATCTGCTCAACTgaggtttttcttctgcttgtgaCTCCAAAGATTTTTATAAGATGGCatagaaatgaaatgtttcttttcttccagctaCAGGTCCATAACCAATAAGTAGCCACTTTAGAAAGCACTACATAGATCAGAACATGCTCCTGCCAGTGATCCCGAATGGATCTCAGCATGGCTTATGCCTACAAGAGGCCACCAGGAACCAGCACTGCAAGGAAAGGCAACATTTGGCTTTGCTTGCTGCATTATAGGCCTAGTGCTGATGCTCATCGTTATGGTCTGTAGCACTAATGGGTAGCCCTGTGGAAGTAccattttgttttacagttaTTTGACTAGATACCCAATGAAATGCTGTTAAAGAAGCATTGACAATGTTACCTGCCTTTCCTTAACAGCCACAGTATCTGACTTTTAGAGACTGTCTGTCAACATGGAATTTTCAGTTCTGGCTTTTCTGACTTCTGCAAGTATATAACGAGCATGGCAAAGCTTGGAAGTACAGCCAGCCTGTACAGTGCAAGGACTCTCTGGATAAAAACTTGCTTCTGAATGAAGAACCAATAGACTTTTTACATGCAGAAATCCGATAAGACTCTTCTATCCTTAAGAGTGCTTTAATTTCATACAGCACATTAGAGGCTATTTATGTAATGTTTTCTTTGGCTCCTGAATGGCATTCTCCACAGCCCTTATCACAAAACAATTTAGAAACTGTGTATATTTGCTAGCAACCACAGAGACATATACAATGTCCCTCTCAACTAAAATCAGagccaaacaagcaaacataaTGCCGGCTGATAAAATCTCATTGTGCTGTACAGTGACTGCTGATTGTGAGAGCCAGCATGTTCTTGTTCCAAACAGTTTTGACTAAGATGTCTCAAAGGTTATTTATTAGACTTCACTAAACCAGTATTTCTTTAGTGTGTACTCTGCATATTCACACCAGGGCACCTTGTGGGGTGGTAGGAAACAGCCTGTCCTTTAGTCAGAAAGTAAAGAACTGTCCACTGGCACCTGTATTTTGTCTGTCTGCTTCTCCAAaacaaggaggaaggaaaagtcAGTCTGTCATTTTATTTCATGAGTGCATTTAGgtaaaaaatgcctttttgatGAGGCAGTTTTGGAGCGTATTAATTTAAGTTACATGATGCTCTTGATAGATGGTGTAGAAAGTATGGCAATGTAGTCTAGTAATAAACCTAGATAGCACTTAATACACCACCTGAACAAGTATCAAGCTAGCGACCCCTGAAACAGCAAATACATCCTATGCTGGGTACTACGTAGGCCGTGTTGGGTCCCAGCTGCcacctggctctgctgcagagggCTGCCAGACCTAGCGCCGGGTCCCAGCGATGATCATGATGCTCTTTCTCTGCATCACACTGACACCGTGTGGCTCCTCTAcaccaacagcagcagcctaGTGCCGCACGTACAAAAACTTCCCCTCTGTGTAAATAAAGAAGGTCATTATGCTCGTTTTGGCGGTAGGTATTTAGTTTCTTACTTGAAAGAGTTCATATTTTGTGAAGAAGGATGGTGTGAGCTAAGAAAATTGTTTGGAATGTAGggaatatttcttattttctcagaCAGTATTAATAGCTACACAGGTCTGTCTGAGCACCATGCATTACTTAGACATATGCTTATACATTTTGCGCACCATTGTTACCTATATTAAAGGTGATGCAGAAAAAGACCCACCCATGCATGCAGTTGAGACTCCTCTGGAACCAGATGCAAGTCACAGGATGAGGTCTCGCTGAtctcaagtaagggatctaggagaccggcgtggttaaacaaggagctgctgggcaaactcaagtggaaaaggagaatctatggattatggaaggaggggctggccgcttgggaggaatatcggacagttgttagaggatgtagggaggcaattaggacagctaaggcctccttggaactcaatcttgctagtcgggttaaagacaatagaaagggcttcttcaaatacatagcaaataaaactaaaacaagaggcaatataggcccactgctgaacgaagtgggtaccctggagacagaggatataaagaaggcagaggtgctgaatgccttctttgcctctgtctttactcctgcagactctccccgagggccccggatttctatagccccagaaggagtcaggacaaaggaggagtttgctttggtagatgaggattgggttagggatcagctatgcaaactggacatctgtaaatcgatgggtccggatggaatgcacccacgggtgctgagggagctggcggaggtcattgctaggccactttccatcatctttggtaagtcgtgggaaacgggcgaggtgcctgaggattggcggatggcaaaggtcacaccaatctataagaagggcaagaaggaggacccgggtaattatagaccggtcagccttacctccatccctggaaaggtgatggaacaacttattcttgactccatcactaggcatatcaaggatgagggggtcattaagaacagccaacatggctttatgagggggaagtcatgtatgaccaaccttatagccttctatgaggaagtgactaggtggagggatgatggtagagcggtagatgtagtttttcttgatttcagtaaggcatttgatactgtctcccacagcatcctcatagataagctgaggaagtgtgggcttgacgatcaagtagtgaggtggatcgagaactggttgaaaggaagaaggcagagagttgtggtcaatggcgcagaatctagctggaggtctgtgactagtggagttcctcaggggtcggtgctgggaccggtgctgtttaatattttcatcaatgacctggatgagggaactgagtgcaccctcagcaagtttgctgatgacacaaaactgggaggagtggctgacacaccagaggactgtgctgccattcagcgagacctggacaggctggagagttgggcggggagaaacttgatgaaatttaacaagggcaagtgtagagtcttgcatctggggaagaaaaccccatgtaccagtacaggttgggggttgacctgctggaaagtagtgaaggggaaagggacctgggggtcctggtggataggaggatgaccatgagccagcaatgtgctcttgtggccaagaaggcaaatggcatcttagggtgcattagaaagggagtggttagtaggtcaagagaggttctcctccccctctactcagccttggtgaggccgcatttGGAATATtacgtccagttctgggcccctctgttcaagaaggacagggaattgcttgaaggagtccagcgcagagccacaaagatgattaagggagtggaacatctcccttatgaggagaggctgagggagctgggtctctttagcttgcaaaagaggagactgaggggtgacctcatcaatgtttacaaatatgtaaagggtaggtgtcaggatgatggagctaggcttttttcagtg
Coding sequences within:
- the CCN2 gene encoding CCN family member 2, which codes for MAPASFAVALLLSLLSPEAQSQECSGQCQCGTGPGPTCPAGVSLVLDGCGCCRVCAKQLGELCTERDPCDHHKGLFCDFGSPANRRIGVCTARDGAPCVFGGMVYRSGESFQSSCKYQCTCLDGAVGCVPLCSMDVRLPSPDCPYPRRVKLPGKCCEEWVCDETKEQTAVGPALAAYRLEDTYGPDPTMMRANCLVQTTEWSACSKTCGMGISTRVTNDNAFCRLEKQSRLCMVRPCEADLEENIKKGKKCIRTPKISKPVKFELSGCTSVKTYRAKFCGVCTDGRCCTPHRTTTLPVEFKCPDGEIMKRKMMFIKTCACHYNCPGDNDIFESLYYRKMYGDMA